Part of the Novipirellula caenicola genome is shown below.
GTCGTACGGTGTTCGCCCAGAGAGTGTCGGGTTCACTGCTGGTGTGCTTTCTAACGGCCATGGTTGGTTGCGGGGTTAGCCGTGTAGAACCAACATCGACCGACACGATCGAAAACGGGCTGCCGGTGATCAGCGGAAAACAATTGGACGAGTACGTTCGAGCGAGCAAATCACCGGTGCTCGTCGAGTTCGGAGTCGATTTCAATTGTCCGCGATGCGCGCAAACGAAAAGCGACGTCGTGCGTCTGCGTGAATCTTTGCAGGGCAACATTGATGTTATCCGAGTCGACTTCAATGCCAACGCTCAAAGGGTTGCACAACTCGGCGGTACGATTTGTCCGACGTATGTGCTGTTTGATCAAGGGGAACCCGTCATCACACGCAGTTTTCCGATTTCCATTGATCTACTCGAAGGCGAAGTTCTCCGGCTTACCGAACCGTGATTTGCGGCGGAAACATGACTTGCAAATGCAGTCTTTGAGCACGATGATCTTTGCAGCTCACCGAGGCAACAAGATCATCGTCGTCGAACCTTCCGTCAGGCCCCACGACGGATTTGCACGAGTGGTTCGGGAGCCTTCTCTAGTGTCTCCAGTGCAATTGGCAGATGTTCAGGGCTGTCCTGCAGCAGAGCTTCAAAGTGCGATTGAGGATCATCCAGCCAACGCCGGTAGGCCGCGACAATCAAATCAATGAACTCGTAGTCACACGCTCGCAACACGCGAACAAAACATCGATCCAAGGACGGGACGACTCGCTCGGGAACCGTGTCGAGTGTGGAGAGGGCATACACGCCGGCGAAAACCAGGTGCTTTTGATGGTCTTCCAACATCATCGCGGCGGTCTCGACCGTTGGTTCATCCAACTTACCCAGTCTTGCCAGGACACACATGGCCTTGGCGCGGACTTCGTCGTCACGATGGTCCGTTAACACGCGTAGTTCACCGAAAATCGATTCACTGGCAATCCGTTCACTGGCAACCGCTTCGTGCTTTGTAACCATCCGTTCGGTGGCCGCAAGCGCGTTGAGCATGATCGCCCGGTTTGAGCAGCGTAGCTTTTCCAACAGCAACGATTCCTGCTGGTCGTTCAGTTTGCCGTCGGACTGCAAATGCCGGATCGCGATCACTTGACTCGATGCGGATGCACTTGCTGCCAATTTCCACCATTCGCTTTGCGACTGCGTCAACAAAGATCGCTTCGCTCGCGGTTGAAAAAAGGAGTCATTGGTTTTCAGCAAGAATTTGAGCGATTTTCCCAGTGGGCTTTTAACGTCGCCCGGTAAATCATTTGCCCACTCGGGTGTCGCATCGTCGCGAGCCCAGGCGGCAATTGCATTGGTATAGGCAAGGGCTTGGCAATCGAGAAACGGACGTGGGATCAATTCCCACTGTGTCGAATCCCAGCACGTCGGCTGCTTTGCGACGAGGCCAATGCGGTTGCGGAGCATGCCAAGCCCCGTCCCAACCACGGCTAACTCCACTTGTTCGGGTAAGTGTGCTCCCGCGTAGTCGTTTTGCCAAAGCAGATCGCTGACCACACCATTAACTAGCGTAGCAAGCCCCATGGCCGGATCGCTATCGATCGGCATATCGAGCATGATCGAACGGCTTGACGGTTCATAACGCCCCGCCAACTCGCTGGGACCGCTGCAAGACCCGCCACCGCAACAGCCACCGCCGGCGCTTTGCGCTTGCGGCAGAGCAACACGAACCTGAATCCCGTTGACATCATGGTCAAGGTGTTTGCCGAGGAACTGAATCACGTGTTGCGGGTTTCGCTCGGTTTCGTAGACCTCGAACAACGTTTTTGGGCTCAGCACTGGTAGCGTGAACCGCTCAAAGCCGATGCATTCGGCAATCTGTTGCAAGCAAAGTTCAAACCGTGACTTTTCGGCGTCGGACAGGTTAGCTTTCGGCTTAAAAAACACGATGAACGACCTCAAAGCGGTGCAAGTTTCCACGGAACAGAGTCAATGCGATGACCGCGTGGCAGGATAACAGGAACCCAAATCGCAAAGCAGCGCCAGTTTCCTGTGCGTCCGCGTCTGGCGAATAGATGCCTCAGTCATTGATTTTCCAAGCCAGCCAAACCGCAGCCACCCAAACCACAGCCAGCCGGATGATACGAGCGGCGGCGTGTCTGATCTGAGTCCAAGCCGGTCACAAGCCGAGACGACGTGTCGCCGTCAACTCGATTAAAGAATGCATCCTGAGGCCTCGCCTAGTGGACAGAAAACCAACTCACCGACGTCGGCCACCGCTGTAGTTAAACAGACCATTAGAACCTGCGTCGATGAACTTGACTGATTGAACACCGAACACAAAACCTGACCCTGGCAACGCCTGTCCGAAGCCTCTCCCTTAGTCGGTCGGGCGTACTTTAGTGATTGCACCGGGCGGGGCGGTCGTACCGGGGGAGGGGGTATAGCGATTGGCAGAAGAGAGCGGTTGTGCCGATGTTATGAGGCGTCTCTAGGCTCTTACGAGTCTCTTGGAAACCAATGCGACAGATGCAAGCCGTTGCATCCGCCTCTGTAAATTAGTTCTCGCCGCCGGTTACCCCCGTCCAATTTCGTAGAACGACCTTACAGAAATCTGTGGATATTCGGATTGCGACAAGCTCTCGTCCATAATCTTTGGACGATGCCAGGCAACTGGAGATACCTCTCGAAAGATTTACCCCTTCTGCCATGGTTTCGAAAGGGCCATAGGTCACTTCTTGATATTCGTTGAGTGAACCAAACGCATGTTGATCAGGACGAATGATGGAACCCCAACGCTCGCAATTTGCATGTCGGAAATCGGAGTGACGATAACCTGTGCCGAAGCCGAAATTGTAGGGGTAGCTCTGGGTGAGCGGCTTCCAAACACTCGGAGGTAGAAGTACCTCGACGTAGAACGCATCGTTTCTGTTTTCAGCCATCTTATTGGCTCCTGTCGTACGTGTACCCCACCAATACACGTACTTGGCCCGGATTCTACTGGAAGTTGAGCAAAAACGCAAGCTATTGAAACCCGCATGCGAAATGGGTGGATTCTCGCCACTTGTAGTAGGATTATTCTATGCCGCGAATTGTCGAGCGGTTGCTAGCAAATGGGCTTGCTCAGATGCAGAAAGACTCTCCCATATCACGAGCAATTCGGCCAATTGCTCCCCAAGGAGGGATCAAAGGTGTCAAGAGGGATCGAAGGTGTCAGGACTCTTTTCCGCCAGGGAGAAGGCTTCGCCTGGGCCAAATCTTGTATTCCGTGTTCAGTAAGCCAAGTCGATCGAAGCGGTCTTGGAAGGTCCGCTTCACTGCACCGGTGCCGGCGCTGGTGCTGGCAAAAACTACGTATTGGCGGAAACTTCACTGGCCGAGTCAACTTTGAGAAATGTCGGCGGAGATCAGGGCGAGTCAGGGAAATGAATTCAATCGGCTCGATTCTGCGGCGCTTTAATATCCAATCGTCTGCTTCGAAGTCGCCGTCGATTTCGGGAGCTAGTCTTTTGCCTCTGGCGACTTCTTTAGTTACCTCGCCCCCGACGAAGTAGACTGCTGATTTAGTAGCATTGACCACAGGCCGGAGGCCGACACACCCTCTGCCGATGGCGTGAGCCACCGGCGAGCGGTGGTAGGAAAATATAGCCCAGCGGGCGACCCACTTTCGGTCAGTGTTTCGGCCTCCGGCCTTACGGCGACAGGCCGCCCCCTAAACCGTTGGCTCACGCCAACGGCAAGTCATGTTTCGGCCTCCGGCCTATACGCTTGCTACTAAATCAGCAGTCTTCGAAATTGGTGGAGAGGTGGCAAAAATGCCTGCGCAACGACAAGGCCACTGCAACCCCATTGATTTAGCGGCCCAGGGTTAGCCACCCGCCGTTCCTTTAGCGCGTTCGAAGCATTGCTTTTTCGAGAGCCGCTTGAAGGGGTGGTCGTGCTGTCAATTCCGCACATTGAAACAGCAGCTCGCCCTGGTGGATCATCACCCGCGTGGGAAGGCGCTCGCACTTCGTATTGCTGAGTCAGCTCGGGGGCTTGCTGCACGCTCACGCGAGCGAAAACAGCTGTTTCGGCATCCTTCTTTGCTACGGGCAATAGCAGCGTTTCAAGCTGACGACACACGGGGCAGTCGTCGCCGAAAAAATCCAACACGACGGGGTTCTCACTGTTGAGTTTGACGTCGTCATCGTTTTCGTCAGTCACGACAGTCGTCGCCGTTGCAAACTCTGGATTGCGTTCCTCTAGGTCTTTCGGCGGATTTAATACAAGCTCATTACGAACGAAAACAACTTGGTTGGTACGACCCACCAAAGTTCGCACTTGGAAAATGACTTTGCCGACATCGAAGTGGAACGCTTTCCTGAGATGCTCAAGCGGCACGGACGCAAAGATGAAATCACGTCCTATCAAAGGCCCGTTCCCAAGGATTCGACAAACCGCGAGAAGTGGCCGGTTCTGATTTCAACAATGGTGGTTTATCCCATAACGATCGTCACGGCGAGAGAGACCACGATCCCGATGACGATGATCATCACAGCAACAATCAGCCAACTAGGATTCCGGCTGATCGTGATGGGTTCGGTAATTACAACCGCGTTCGGGTGGTCGATCGGAAGCGAGTCTTTATGATCTAGATTGAACCAGGCCCAATCAGGTGGCCCATCGTCGTTTGACGTGCGGACGTACCATATGCCCTCCCGACCTTCGTGATCCACGCGAAACTCGTAAAGAATTGGAAACACTCTTGTGTTTGGAAACGGTGCCTCCGTCGGCCGGCCGATCGCACGCTGCTGAATCACCTTGCCGCCCCAAGATTCAATTTCCTTGCGAAGGTGTGATGGCTCGGACAACGCACGCTTGTTCCGATTGTAAATGTCGAAAAATCTAAACATCGCAATCACTTTAATCTAAGGTACCGCAGGGAGTACGCGACGCATATCGCTCTAGGACTTCCTCAGGCCGTACCGACGGGTTCAGTTTAGTGGAGGCCATCAGCGGCTTGTCAATTCTCGTAAGCAGCGACGCGTTAGCGAAGTCTGAGCAAACTGC
Proteins encoded:
- a CDS encoding thioredoxin family protein produces the protein MPLEHLRKAFHFDVGKVIFQVRTLVGRTNQVVFVRNELVLNPPKDLEERNPEFATATTVVTDENDDDVKLNSENPVVLDFFGDDCPVCRQLETLLLPVAKKDAETAVFARVSVQQAPELTQQYEVRAPSHAGDDPPGRAAVSMCGIDSTTTPSSGSRKSNASNALKERRVANPGPLNQWGCSGLVVAQAFLPPLHQFRRLLI
- a CDS encoding thioredoxin family protein, whose amino-acid sequence is MKHSRTVFAQRVSGSLLVCFLTAMVGCGVSRVEPTSTDTIENGLPVISGKQLDEYVRASKSPVLVEFGVDFNCPRCAQTKSDVVRLRESLQGNIDVIRVDFNANAQRVAQLGGTICPTYVLFDQGEPVITRSFPISIDLLEGEVLRLTEP